One region of Salvelinus sp. IW2-2015 linkage group LG1, ASM291031v2, whole genome shotgun sequence genomic DNA includes:
- the tbc1d20 gene encoding TBC1 domain family member 20 isoform X2: protein MTRDVVLINGDSRRKRKLAEISQALNVTPVDVAVLRRMAISEGGLLTDEIRCKVWPRLLNVPTDILPEKPEEVERENNKDYNQVLLDVQRSLRRFPPGMPDEQREGLQEELIDIILRVLGRNTQLHYYQGYHDIVVTFLLVLGERLATALVEKLSTHHLRDFMDPTMDNTKHILNYLMPIIERVNPEVHDFMQQAEVGTIFALSWLITWFGHVLSDFRHVVRLYDFFLACHPLMPIYFAAVIVQYREDEVLDCECDMASVHHLLSQIPQDLPYETLISRAGDLFVQFPPSELAREAAQQYSQQMAPSTFKDFDLTPEQQRPDTVLRRRRREKQALKGAAAGAMVATAQPTAARRFVRLAVMGLTVALGAAALTLVNTALEWVPKLDLHLFP from the exons atgaccagggatgttgtcttgataa ATGGGGACTCCCGGAGGAAGAGGAAGTTGGCGGAGATCTCTCAGGCCCTGAACGTGACGCCAGTTGACGTGGCAGTGCTGAGGAGGATGGCCATCAGCGAGGGGGGGCTGCTCACTGATGAGATCCGCTGTAAAGTGTGGCCACGGCTGCTCAACGTGCCCACCGACATCCTGCCTGAGAAACCAG aggAAGTAGAGCGGGAGAATAATAAGGACTATAACCAGGTGCTKTTGGATGTCCAGCGTTCCCTGCGAMGATTCCCTCCTG GCATGCCAGACGAGCAGCGTGAGGGCCTYCAGGAGGAGCTGATTGACATCATCCTGCGGGTGCTGGGAAGGAACACTCAGCTGCACTACTACCAGGGCTACCATGACATCGTGGTCACCTTCCTGCTGGTGCTGGGCGAGCGGCTTGCTACTGCTCTGGTGGAGAAACTCTCCACGCACCACCTCAG GGACTTTATGGACCCCACCATGGACAACACTAAACACATCCTTAACTATCTGATGCCAATCATCGAGAGGGTCAATCCAGAGGTGCATGACTTCATGCAGCA GGCGGAGGTGGGCACCATCTTTGCCCTTAGCTGGCTCATCACCTGGTTTGGCCATGTCCTGTCAGATTTCCGACACGTCGTGCGGTTGTATGACTTCTTCCTGGCCTGCCATCCCCTGATGCCAATCTACTTTGCTGCTGTG ATTGTGCAGTACCGGGAGGATGAGGTGTTGGACTGTGAGTGTGACATGGCATCGGTGCACCACCTCCTGTCCCAGATCCCCCARGACCTGCCCTACGAGACGCTCATCAGCCGCGCAGGAGACCTCTTTGTCCAGTTCCCCCCCTCCGAGCTGGCCAGGGAGGCTGCCCAGCAGTACAGTCAACA GATGGCGCCCTCCACCTTTAAAGACTTTGATCTGACCCCGGAGCAGCAGAGGCCGGACACGGTGCTGCGGAGGCGGCGGAGAGAGAAGCAAGCGCTGAAGGGAGCTGCTGCAGGTGCTATGGTGGCGACCGCCCAACCCACCGCGGCTCGGCGCTTCGTCCGACTAGCYGTCATGGGGCTCACTGTGGCCCTGGGGGCAGCCGCCCTAACCCTGGTCAACACGGCCCTAGAGTGGGTGCCCAAACTGGACCTACACCTcttcccctga
- the rbck1 gene encoding ranBP-type and C3HC4-type zinc finger-containing protein 1 isoform X2: MTSPEVFTSNLIEAEELAQLLSEAISCGDKEEAKRCSEQLAELCVPVSVMISRKAYSQDSIQLKVGVGDAQSENYIPVTLLVTLDMTISDLKEKINTDYGFHPSLQSWVIGKRLAWDSKTLYSHGVRKNGDQAYLYIKSAQAANLSREQVNQEEEHRRLDSIIESLSPLLARGATGPTPPPKTKHPAPPPLQPKPQVGWSCSVCTYANKPTRPGCEMCGSERPEDYKVPEVYQPDEQEVQRLQLEEIANLQYQQALEEERERNFLSLVETDAHSLVPNTEELDCPICLCSIPPGEGATLRECLHVFCRECLKGTIVNSMDPEVTCPYGDEDYSCDRKLQDREIQSLLSQEEHQKLLELRLSIAETRSENSYHCKTPDCAGWCIFEDEVNEFICELCKETNCLLCKAIHKDMNCKEYQDDLRIRAENDVAAKQTTQMLESLLQNGEAMHCPKCKVIVQKKDGCDWICCLMCKTEICWVTKQARWGPNGSGDNSGGCGCRFDGARCHPNCQNCH; encoded by the exons ATGACATCTCCTGAGGTCTTCACAAGCAACTTAATAGAGG CGGAGGAGCTAGCCCAGTTGTTGAGTGAGGCCATCAGCTGTGGTGACAAAGAGGAAGCCAAAAGGTGTTCAGAGCAGCTGGCAGAGTTGTGTGTACCAGTATCTGTCATGATCTCCCGCAAGGCTTACTCCCAAGACTCTATTCA GTTGAAGGTGGGAGTCGGGGATGCACAGTCAGAAAACTATATTCCGGTTACTTTGTTGGTAACACTTGACATGACCATTTCAGATCTGAAagaaaag ATCAATACTGACTATGGATTTCATCCATCTCTGCAAAGCTGGGTGATCGGTAAGCGTCTGGCATGGGACTCTAAAACTCTGTACAGCCATGGGGTAAGGAAGAATGGAGACCAAGCCTACCTGTACATCAAGTCTGCCCAGGCTGCCAACCTCAGCCGGGAGCAAGTGAAccaggaggaggaacaccgtcgGCTAGACA GTATCATTGAGTCATTGAGTCCTCTACTGGCCAGGGGAGCAACTGGACCAACCCCACCTCCCAAAACTAAACACCCAGCACCTCCTCCTCTGCAACCAAAGCCTCAG GTGGGTTGGTCATGCTCTGTRTGCACCTATGCTAACAAGCCAACGAGGCCGGGCTGTGAGATGTGTGGGTCTGAAAGACCAGAAGATTATAAAGTACCTGAGGTTTACCAGCCTGATGAGCAGGAGGTCCAGAGACTCCAGCTAGAGGAGATTGCCAATCTACAGTACCAGCAG GCATTGGAGGAAGAGCGGGAGAGGAATTTCTTGAGTCTGGTGGAAACAGACGCCCACAGCCTCGTCCCCAACACAGAGGAGCTGGACTGTCCTATTTGCCTCTGCTCCATTCCGCCAGGGGAGGGAGCCACACTGCGGGAGTGCCTGCATGTTTTCTGCAG GGAGTGTCTTAAAGGAACCATAGTGAATAGCATGGATCCAGAGGTGACCTGCCCTTATGGGGATGAAGACTACAGCTGTGATCGTAAGCTGCAGGACAGGGAGATCCAATCT CTTCTCTCTCAGGAGGAGCACCAGAAGCTTCTAGAGCTGAGGCTCAGTATTGCTGAGACGCGGAGTGAGAACAGCTACCACTGCAAAACGCCCGACTGCGCTGGCTGGTGCATCTTTGAGGACGAAGTCAATGAGTTTATTTGTGAGCTCTGCAAAGAGACCAACTGCCTCCTCTGCAAG GCCATCCACAAAGACATGAACTGCAAGGAGTATCAAGATGATCTCCGGATCAGAGCTGAGAACGACGTTGCTGCCAAACAGACCACACAGATGCTGGAG TCCTTACTGCAGAACGGGGAGGCCATGCACTGTCCTAAGTGTAAGGTCATAGTTCAGAAGAAGGATGGCTGTGATTGGATCTGCTGCCTGATGTGTAAGACGGAGATCTGCTGGGTCACCAAGCAGGCTCGCTGGGGACCAAAC GGTTCTGGGGACAACTCAGGAGGCTGTGGATGTCGATTCGATGGGGCGCGTTGCCACCCTAACTGCCAGAACTGCCACTGA
- the rbck1 gene encoding ranBP-type and C3HC4-type zinc finger-containing protein 1 isoform X1, with amino-acid sequence MGLTMTSPEVFTSNLIEAEELAQLLSEAISCGDKEEAKRCSEQLAELCVPVSVMISRKAYSQDSIQLKVGVGDAQSENYIPVTLLVTLDMTISDLKEKINTDYGFHPSLQSWVIGKRLAWDSKTLYSHGVRKNGDQAYLYIKSAQAANLSREQVNQEEEHRRLDSIIESLSPLLARGATGPTPPPKTKHPAPPPLQPKPQVGWSCSVCTYANKPTRPGCEMCGSERPEDYKVPEVYQPDEQEVQRLQLEEIANLQYQQALEEERERNFLSLVETDAHSLVPNTEELDCPICLCSIPPGEGATLRECLHVFCRECLKGTIVNSMDPEVTCPYGDEDYSCDRKLQDREIQSLLSQEEHQKLLELRLSIAETRSENSYHCKTPDCAGWCIFEDEVNEFICELCKETNCLLCKAIHKDMNCKEYQDDLRIRAENDVAAKQTTQMLESLLQNGEAMHCPKCKVIVQKKDGCDWICCLMCKTEICWVTKQARWGPNGSGDNSGGCGCRFDGARCHPNCQNCH; translated from the exons ATGG GTCTAACTATGACATCTCCTGAGGTCTTCACAAGCAACTTAATAGAGG CGGAGGAGCTAGCCCAGTTGTTGAGTGAGGCCATCAGCTGTGGTGACAAAGAGGAAGCCAAAAGGTGTTCAGAGCAGCTGGCAGAGTTGTGTGTACCAGTATCTGTCATGATCTCCCGCAAGGCTTACTCCCAAGACTCTATTCA GTTGAAGGTGGGAGTCGGGGATGCACAGTCAGAAAACTATATTCCGGTTACTTTGTTGGTAACACTTGACATGACCATTTCAGATCTGAAagaaaag ATCAATACTGACTATGGATTTCATCCATCTCTGCAAAGCTGGGTGATCGGTAAGCGTCTGGCATGGGACTCTAAAACTCTGTACAGCCATGGGGTAAGGAAGAATGGAGACCAAGCCTACCTGTACATCAAGTCTGCCCAGGCTGCCAACCTCAGCCGGGAGCAAGTGAAccaggaggaggaacaccgtcgGCTAGACA GTATCATTGAGTCATTGAGTCCTCTACTGGCCAGGGGAGCAACTGGACCAACCCCACCTCCCAAAACTAAACACCCAGCACCTCCTCCTCTGCAACCAAAGCCTCAG GTGGGTTGGTCATGCTCTGTRTGCACCTATGCTAACAAGCCAACGAGGCCGGGCTGTGAGATGTGTGGGTCTGAAAGACCAGAAGATTATAAAGTACCTGAGGTTTACCAGCCTGATGAGCAGGAGGTCCAGAGACTCCAGCTAGAGGAGATTGCCAATCTACAGTACCAGCAG GCATTGGAGGAAGAGCGGGAGAGGAATTTCTTGAGTCTGGTGGAAACAGACGCCCACAGCCTCGTCCCCAACACAGAGGAGCTGGACTGTCCTATTTGCCTCTGCTCCATTCCGCCAGGGGAGGGAGCCACACTGCGGGAGTGCCTGCATGTTTTCTGCAG GGAGTGTCTTAAAGGAACCATAGTGAATAGCATGGATCCAGAGGTGACCTGCCCTTATGGGGATGAAGACTACAGCTGTGATCGTAAGCTGCAGGACAGGGAGATCCAATCT CTTCTCTCTCAGGAGGAGCACCAGAAGCTTCTAGAGCTGAGGCTCAGTATTGCTGAGACGCGGAGTGAGAACAGCTACCACTGCAAAACGCCCGACTGCGCTGGCTGGTGCATCTTTGAGGACGAAGTCAATGAGTTTATTTGTGAGCTCTGCAAAGAGACCAACTGCCTCCTCTGCAAG GCCATCCACAAAGACATGAACTGCAAGGAGTATCAAGATGATCTCCGGATCAGAGCTGAGAACGACGTTGCTGCCAAACAGACCACACAGATGCTGGAG TCCTTACTGCAGAACGGGGAGGCCATGCACTGTCCTAAGTGTAAGGTCATAGTTCAGAAGAAGGATGGCTGTGATTGGATCTGCTGCCTGATGTGTAAGACGGAGATCTGCTGGGTCACCAAGCAGGCTCGCTGGGGACCAAAC GGTTCTGGGGACAACTCAGGAGGCTGTGGATGTCGATTCGATGGGGCGCGTTGCCACCCTAACTGCCAGAACTGCCACTGA
- the tbc1d20 gene encoding TBC1 domain family member 20 isoform X1 → MKRSRSVGASSPLNGIGKQDGDSRRKRKLAEISQALNVTPVDVAVLRRMAISEGGLLTDEIRCKVWPRLLNVPTDILPEKPEEVERENNKDYNQVLLDVQRSLRRFPPGMPDEQREGLQEELIDIILRVLGRNTQLHYYQGYHDIVVTFLLVLGERLATALVEKLSTHHLRDFMDPTMDNTKHILNYLMPIIERVNPEVHDFMQQAEVGTIFALSWLITWFGHVLSDFRHVVRLYDFFLACHPLMPIYFAAVIVQYREDEVLDCECDMASVHHLLSQIPQDLPYETLISRAGDLFVQFPPSELAREAAQQYSQQMAPSTFKDFDLTPEQQRPDTVLRRRRREKQALKGAAAGAMVATAQPTAARRFVRLAVMGLTVALGAAALTLVNTALEWVPKLDLHLFP, encoded by the exons ATGAAAAGATCTAGAAGTGTTGGTGCGTCTTCACCTTTGAATGGGATTGGGAAACAAG ATGGGGACTCCCGGAGGAAGAGGAAGTTGGCGGAGATCTCTCAGGCCCTGAACGTGACGCCAGTTGACGTGGCAGTGCTGAGGAGGATGGCCATCAGCGAGGGGGGGCTGCTCACTGATGAGATCCGCTGTAAAGTGTGGCCACGGCTGCTCAACGTGCCCACCGACATCCTGCCTGAGAAACCAG aggAAGTAGAGCGGGAGAATAATAAGGACTATAACCAGGTGCTKTTGGATGTCCAGCGTTCCCTGCGAMGATTCCCTCCTG GCATGCCAGACGAGCAGCGTGAGGGCCTYCAGGAGGAGCTGATTGACATCATCCTGCGGGTGCTGGGAAGGAACACTCAGCTGCACTACTACCAGGGCTACCATGACATCGTGGTCACCTTCCTGCTGGTGCTGGGCGAGCGGCTTGCTACTGCTCTGGTGGAGAAACTCTCCACGCACCACCTCAG GGACTTTATGGACCCCACCATGGACAACACTAAACACATCCTTAACTATCTGATGCCAATCATCGAGAGGGTCAATCCAGAGGTGCATGACTTCATGCAGCA GGCGGAGGTGGGCACCATCTTTGCCCTTAGCTGGCTCATCACCTGGTTTGGCCATGTCCTGTCAGATTTCCGACACGTCGTGCGGTTGTATGACTTCTTCCTGGCCTGCCATCCCCTGATGCCAATCTACTTTGCTGCTGTG ATTGTGCAGTACCGGGAGGATGAGGTGTTGGACTGTGAGTGTGACATGGCATCGGTGCACCACCTCCTGTCCCAGATCCCCCARGACCTGCCCTACGAGACGCTCATCAGCCGCGCAGGAGACCTCTTTGTCCAGTTCCCCCCCTCCGAGCTGGCCAGGGAGGCTGCCCAGCAGTACAGTCAACA GATGGCGCCCTCCACCTTTAAAGACTTTGATCTGACCCCGGAGCAGCAGAGGCCGGACACGGTGCTGCGGAGGCGGCGGAGAGAGAAGCAAGCGCTGAAGGGAGCTGCTGCAGGTGCTATGGTGGCGACCGCCCAACCCACCGCGGCTCGGCGCTTCGTCCGACTAGCYGTCATGGGGCTCACTGTGGCCCTGGGGGCAGCCGCCCTAACCCTGGTCAACACGGCCCTAGAGTGGGTGCCCAAACTGGACCTACACCTcttcccctga